A genomic region of Miscanthus floridulus cultivar M001 chromosome 3, ASM1932011v1, whole genome shotgun sequence contains the following coding sequences:
- the LOC136545180 gene encoding uncharacterized protein → MEGLIPLVYRAIVEYRKARHQVAVGSRLLYGDQHQPCASSALFCVDPAGRSSSWHAASSSLSPATSPAAARASSSLASPLLRSASRRQFAG, encoded by the coding sequence ATGGAAGGCCTGATTCCGTTGGTGTACCGAGCCATCGTGGAGTACAGGAAGGCGAGGCATCAGGTCGCCGTTGGAAGCCGCCTGCTGTACGGCGACCAGCACCAGCCGTGTGCTTCGTCGGCGCTCTTCTGCGTCGACCCTgcaggaagaagcagcagctggCACGCCGCGTCGTCGTCGCTGTCCCCGGCCACGTCGCCGGCGGCGGCCAGGGCCAGCAGCAGTCTGGCGTCGCCGCTCCTCCGCTCGGCGTCCCGCCGCCAGTTCGCAGGTTAG